Proteins found in one Paenibacillus borealis genomic segment:
- a CDS encoding carbohydrate-binding protein has translation MISRVKKSLCTLLACVTVLSVIMVPAPPKASAASDVTVNLSAEKQVIRGFGGINLPAWIGDLTAAQRETAFGNGANQLGFSILRIYVDDNKSNWYKELDTAKAAIAKGALVFASPWNPPSDMTETFNHDGDTSAKRLRYDKYAAYAQHLNDFVTYMKNNGVELYAISVQNEPDYAHTWTWWTPAEMLNFMKNNAGSINCRVIAPESFSYLKNMSDPILNDAQALANMDILGAHTYGTSFNNFAYPLFKQKGAGKELWMTEVYYPNSNNNSANLWPEALEVAYHMHNAMTEADFQAYVWWYIRRQYGPMNEDGTISKRGDSMAQFSKFIRPGYVRVDATKNPNTNIYTSAYKGDNKVVIVAINKGTSAASQSFVLQNGTAASVSAWITDASRKVAAGSSINVSNGSFTAQLPAQSVTTFVAALGSGSGTGTGTTYEAESDTTLTAAAAETTNAGYTGSGYVNFNAANDAAIQWNSVYCAVAGTKNMKFRYALETGTRNLDVYVNGTKVISNTPFAATGSWSTWAEKTVQTAMNAGTNTVKVVTTGTEGPNVDSINVFAQ, from the coding sequence ATGATTTCAAGGGTAAAAAAGTCACTGTGCACCTTATTGGCCTGTGTAACTGTGCTGTCTGTAATAATGGTACCCGCACCTCCCAAGGCTTCAGCAGCAAGCGATGTGACCGTGAATTTGTCAGCCGAGAAACAGGTGATCCGCGGCTTCGGAGGCATCAACCTCCCTGCCTGGATAGGAGATCTGACTGCAGCGCAAAGAGAAACGGCCTTTGGCAATGGTGCGAACCAGCTGGGATTCTCTATTCTGAGAATCTATGTGGATGACAATAAGAGTAACTGGTACAAGGAATTAGATACGGCGAAGGCAGCTATTGCAAAGGGAGCCCTTGTTTTTGCTTCGCCCTGGAATCCCCCAAGCGATATGACAGAGACCTTCAACCACGATGGCGATACATCGGCCAAACGCCTCAGATACGACAAGTACGCAGCCTATGCCCAGCATCTGAACGATTTCGTTACGTACATGAAGAATAACGGTGTGGAGCTGTATGCGATATCGGTTCAGAATGAACCGGATTATGCCCATACCTGGACCTGGTGGACTCCCGCAGAAATGCTTAATTTTATGAAAAATAATGCCGGATCTATCAACTGCAGGGTTATAGCTCCTGAGTCGTTCTCTTACCTGAAGAATATGTCGGACCCCATTCTTAATGATGCACAGGCGCTTGCCAATATGGATATTCTGGGTGCGCATACGTATGGAACTTCGTTTAACAACTTTGCTTATCCTCTTTTCAAACAGAAGGGGGCAGGGAAAGAGCTGTGGATGACAGAGGTCTACTACCCCAACAGCAATAATAACTCGGCCAATCTTTGGCCGGAAGCACTGGAAGTAGCCTATCATATGCACAACGCGATGACAGAGGCGGATTTCCAGGCCTATGTGTGGTGGTACATCCGCCGTCAATACGGTCCGATGAATGAGGATGGCACGATCAGCAAACGCGGGGACAGCATGGCACAATTCTCCAAATTCATCCGGCCCGGGTATGTAAGGGTAGACGCCACCAAGAATCCAAATACAAACATCTACACCTCGGCCTACAAAGGAGATAACAAGGTGGTTATTGTGGCCATTAACAAAGGCACTTCGGCTGCAAGCCAGAGCTTTGTCCTGCAGAATGGCACGGCAGCGAGCGTATCCGCCTGGATCACAGACGCCAGCCGGAAGGTAGCCGCCGGGTCATCCATTAATGTGTCGAACGGTTCCTTCACGGCCCAGCTTCCGGCCCAAAGTGTGACAACCTTTGTAGCTGCACTTGGCAGCGGCAGTGGCACCGGAACGGGCACCACCTATGAGGCCGAATCAGACACAACATTGACGGCTGCAGCAGCAGAAACGACTAATGCAGGCTACACCGGCAGCGGCTACGTCAATTTTAATGCCGCAAACGATGCCGCTATTCAATGGAACAGCGTGTACTGTGCGGTTGCAGGGACCAAGAATATGAAATTCCGCTATGCGCTGGAGACCGGTACAAGAAACCTGGATGTATATGTGAATGGCACCAAGGTCATCAGCAATACCCCCTTTGCAGCAACGGGGAGCTGGTCAACCTGGGCAGAGAAGACGGTTCAGACAGCCATGAATGCCGGGACCAATACGGTAAAAGTGGTGACTACCGGTACGGAAGGACCGAATGTAGACAGTATCAATGTATTTGCCCAGTAG
- a CDS encoding ABC transporter permease — MSQLVKHHLFWPLCVLAVLLLFNLCYSPDFFSITIHDGHLYGSLIDILNFGAPLILVAIGMTLVVATKGIDLSVGSIVAISGAVACLSISKASDQNALGLILTSVLLAAGLSLVLGAWNGLLVSGAGIQPIIATLILMVAGRGIAQLVTGGQIITVTSTKYAYIGSGSLAALPFSIFVVALVLVIAVLLTRKTALGLFIEAVGCNPAASSMSGIRARWVILWVYVFCGLCAGIAGLLLSSNVSSADGNNAGLWYELDAILAVVIGGTSLNGGRFYLTGTVIGALIIQTLTTTIYMIGVPPEITLVVKAFVVLAVCLIQSDTFRAAIAARWKSRHYPAEKEVTRHVS; from the coding sequence ATGAGCCAACTGGTAAAACATCATTTATTCTGGCCGCTGTGCGTTCTGGCTGTACTGCTGCTGTTCAACCTGTGCTATTCGCCGGACTTCTTCTCAATTACAATCCATGACGGACACTTATACGGAAGCCTGATTGATATTCTTAACTTCGGAGCACCGCTTATCCTGGTGGCCATTGGGATGACACTGGTAGTGGCAACCAAGGGCATCGACCTGTCTGTCGGCTCCATTGTCGCTATATCCGGCGCCGTTGCCTGCCTGAGCATCAGCAAAGCTTCCGACCAGAATGCCTTGGGTCTGATTCTAACCTCGGTGCTGCTGGCAGCAGGTTTGTCGCTGGTGCTTGGCGCATGGAACGGTCTGCTCGTCTCCGGGGCCGGAATTCAGCCGATTATAGCCACGCTGATTCTGATGGTTGCGGGGCGGGGGATCGCCCAACTGGTTACAGGCGGACAGATTATTACGGTAACCAGCACGAAATATGCCTATATCGGGTCCGGCTCACTTGCTGCGCTGCCATTTTCAATATTTGTCGTAGCCCTGGTTCTGGTCATTGCCGTGCTGCTTACCCGAAAGACAGCCCTGGGCCTGTTTATAGAAGCGGTGGGCTGCAATCCGGCCGCCAGCTCCATGTCCGGTATCCGCGCCCGTTGGGTTATTCTGTGGGTGTATGTATTCTGCGGTTTATGTGCCGGCATTGCCGGACTATTGCTCAGCTCGAATGTCTCCAGCGCCGACGGCAATAACGCCGGACTCTGGTATGAGCTCGACGCTATTCTGGCGGTAGTCATCGGGGGGACGTCGTTGAACGGCGGCCGTTTTTATCTTACGGGTACCGTAATCGGTGCGCTGATTATCCAGACGCTGACCACAACCATCTATATGATCGGCGTCCCGCCGGAAATTACACTGGTCGTCAAAGCTTTTGTCGTGCTGGCGGTCTGCCTGATCCAATCGGATACCTTCCGGGCCGCTATTGCCGCCCGCTGGAAGTCGCGGCATTATCCCGCAGAGAAGGAAGTGACCCGTCATGTCTCTTAA
- a CDS encoding sugar ABC transporter ATP-binding protein, with protein sequence MDATMSTQLPILQMTGIHKRFPGVKALTNVNLRLFPGEVHALMGENGAGKSTLIKVLTGVYSIDEGGVEMEGAPISLHSPLESQAAGISTVYQEVNLCPNLTVAENIFIGREPRRFGCILWKEMNLRAAELLRERMNLQIDVTLPLHMYSVAVQQLIAIARALNISAKVLILDEPTSSLDQNEVEQLFRIMRKLQKGGLSILFVTHFLDQMYEICDRVTILRGGELVGEYWVKELTRLDLVLKMIGKDLNLLEELPGLAAEYKDALGDELIRAEGLGRKGGIEPFDLSIRKGEVVGLAGLLGSGRTEAARLFFGADKPDSGQLTLAESGGGVHSPREAIGRRIAFCSENRKTEGIIGDLTVRENIILALQAKYGTFKTISRRRQEEMAEEYIRMLNINPPNPDLLIKNLSGGNQQKVLLARWLLTEPELFILDEPTRGIDIGAKAEIQKLVLTLSRQGMSFLFISSELEEVLRVSDRIAILRDRRKVKEISDKDMSQQQIMQAIAGG encoded by the coding sequence GTGGATGCAACCATGAGCACGCAGCTGCCCATACTGCAAATGACCGGGATTCATAAACGGTTTCCGGGCGTAAAAGCATTGACTAATGTGAACCTCCGCCTGTTCCCTGGTGAGGTTCATGCCTTGATGGGGGAGAATGGTGCCGGCAAGTCAACGCTGATCAAAGTGTTGACCGGCGTCTATTCCATTGATGAAGGCGGCGTAGAAATGGAGGGTGCGCCCATTTCCCTGCACAGCCCGCTGGAATCGCAGGCTGCGGGAATCAGCACGGTATATCAGGAGGTCAATCTGTGCCCCAATCTGACAGTTGCCGAGAACATCTTCATTGGCAGAGAGCCGCGGAGATTCGGATGCATTCTATGGAAGGAAATGAATCTGCGCGCTGCGGAGCTGCTCCGGGAACGGATGAATCTGCAGATCGACGTTACCCTTCCGCTGCATATGTATTCCGTAGCGGTTCAGCAGCTGATCGCAATCGCCAGAGCGCTGAATATTTCAGCCAAGGTACTGATTCTGGACGAACCGACCTCAAGTCTGGATCAGAATGAAGTGGAGCAGCTGTTCCGCATTATGAGGAAGCTGCAAAAGGGTGGTTTATCGATATTGTTTGTCACGCATTTTTTGGATCAGATGTACGAAATCTGCGACCGGGTAACCATCCTGCGGGGCGGTGAACTTGTCGGTGAATATTGGGTTAAGGAGCTAACACGGCTGGATCTGGTCTTAAAAATGATCGGCAAGGATCTTAATTTGCTGGAAGAGCTGCCGGGTCTGGCAGCAGAATACAAGGATGCCTTGGGTGATGAGCTGATCAGGGCTGAGGGGCTGGGCCGCAAAGGCGGGATTGAGCCGTTCGATCTGTCGATCCGCAAGGGTGAGGTAGTAGGGCTGGCAGGACTTCTAGGATCGGGGCGGACAGAGGCAGCCCGGCTGTTCTTCGGTGCCGACAAACCGGATTCCGGGCAATTGACGCTGGCGGAATCAGGAGGTGGGGTACATTCGCCGCGGGAGGCCATTGGACGGCGGATCGCCTTCTGCTCCGAGAACCGCAAGACAGAGGGGATTATCGGCGATCTGACGGTAAGAGAGAATATTATCCTTGCGCTGCAGGCCAAGTACGGCACGTTCAAGACCATCTCCCGCAGGCGGCAGGAGGAGATGGCTGAAGAATATATCCGCATGCTGAATATCAATCCTCCAAATCCCGACCTGCTGATCAAGAATTTAAGCGGCGGAAATCAGCAGAAGGTTCTGCTGGCACGGTGGCTGCTGACGGAGCCTGAGCTGTTCATTCTCGATGAGCCGACACGGGGCATCGACATTGGAGCCAAGGCGGAAATTCAAAAGCTGGTGCTGACGCTCTCACGGCAGGGCATGTCATTCCTGTTCATCTCCTCCGAGCTGGAGGAAGTGCTGCGGGTCAGCGACCGGATCGCCATCTTGCGCGACCGCCGCAAAGTGAAGGAAATTTCGGATAAGGACATGAGCCAGCAGCAAATTATGCAGGCGATTGCGGGAGGCTGA
- the yjfF gene encoding galactofuranose ABC transporter, permease protein YjfF, translating to MSLNRKFIPIVVTIVLFLVMFAAGSFRYTGFFSLQVLMNLLIDNAFLLITAVGMSFVILSGGIDLSVGSIIALSTMVSASLVQQQGWPPAVVIPLVLLMGALFGSIMGAIIHYFTIQPFIVTLAGMFLARGLCYVISIDTITIDNSFYTAIAQTRIPLPGGSFLSISAIIALVAVAVAIFTAHYTRFGRNVYALGGNEQSALLMGLPVGRTKVLVYTLSGLCSALAGVVFTFYMLSGYGLHAVGFELDTIAAVVIGGTLLTGGVGYVLGTFFGVLIQGVIQTIISFEGTLSSWWTKIVIGLLLFIFILLQRVLSSRRLTLKE from the coding sequence ATGTCTCTTAACCGCAAGTTTATTCCGATTGTGGTCACCATCGTACTGTTCCTCGTCATGTTCGCCGCCGGTTCCTTCCGGTATACCGGATTCTTCTCCCTGCAGGTACTGATGAATCTGCTCATCGACAATGCCTTTCTGCTGATCACGGCCGTTGGCATGTCCTTTGTCATCCTGTCAGGCGGCATTGATCTCTCGGTCGGCTCTATCATTGCCTTGTCGACAATGGTCTCCGCAAGCCTGGTGCAGCAGCAGGGGTGGCCGCCGGCTGTTGTTATTCCGCTGGTGCTCCTGATGGGTGCGTTGTTTGGCAGCATTATGGGAGCGATCATTCATTATTTCACAATCCAGCCGTTCATTGTAACGCTGGCGGGAATGTTCCTGGCCCGGGGCTTATGTTATGTAATCAGCATTGACACCATTACCATTGATAATTCCTTCTATACAGCCATTGCCCAGACGAGAATCCCGCTGCCGGGCGGCAGCTTTCTCTCGATCAGCGCCATTATTGCTCTTGTTGCCGTTGCTGTGGCGATCTTCACCGCCCATTACACCCGGTTTGGCCGCAACGTGTATGCGCTTGGGGGCAATGAGCAATCCGCTCTGCTGATGGGGCTTCCGGTGGGAAGAACCAAGGTGCTTGTCTATACGCTCAGCGGATTGTGCTCGGCACTTGCAGGAGTGGTGTTCACTTTTTATATGCTGTCGGGTTATGGGCTTCATGCCGTAGGCTTTGAGCTGGATACCATCGCGGCTGTCGTCATTGGCGGAACACTGCTGACCGGCGGTGTAGGTTATGTGCTGGGCACCTTCTTCGGTGTACTCATCCAAGGTGTGATTCAGACCATTATCAGCTTCGAGGGCACACTCAGCTCTTGGTGGACCAAAATTGTCATTGGCCTGCTGCTGTTCATTTTTATCCTCCTGCAGCGGGTGTTAAGCTCAAGGCGGTTGACTCTAAAAGAATAA
- a CDS encoding ABC transporter substrate-binding protein has translation MKRFGKMGVVLALTLTMVMLGACGNNNGGNKAANTGNAATEAPAANGGTKTEAKDITLGFSQVGAESGWRSANTKSIQDSAKEAGYTLKFSDAQQKQENQIKAIRSFIQQKVDVIAFSPVVESGWDTVLKEAKAAGIPVVLTDRAVDSKDTSLYVTFLGSDFVEEGRKAGEWLSDQYKDASEDVNIVELQGTTGSAPANDRMEGFAEVIKSNPHLKVIASQTGDFTRAKGKEVMQAFLKANKDIDVLYAHNDDMALGAIQAIEAAGLKPGEDIKIISVDAVKDGMQAASEGKINFIVECNPLLGPQLMQVVQNVVDGQAVEARIVTEESTFTSEQAKEVLPGREY, from the coding sequence ATGAAGAGATTCGGGAAAATGGGAGTAGTGCTTGCACTTACTTTAACTATGGTCATGCTTGGAGCATGCGGCAACAATAATGGGGGGAACAAAGCGGCGAATACCGGAAATGCGGCAACGGAAGCACCGGCGGCGAATGGCGGAACCAAGACGGAGGCCAAGGACATTACGCTCGGTTTCTCGCAGGTGGGTGCAGAGAGCGGATGGCGAAGCGCCAATACGAAGTCCATTCAGGATTCAGCCAAGGAAGCGGGCTATACGCTGAAATTCTCGGATGCGCAGCAGAAGCAGGAGAATCAGATCAAGGCCATCCGTTCCTTTATCCAGCAAAAAGTGGATGTGATTGCCTTCTCCCCGGTCGTGGAATCCGGTTGGGATACTGTACTTAAAGAGGCAAAGGCTGCGGGAATTCCGGTGGTTCTGACCGACCGTGCGGTGGATTCTAAAGACACCTCGCTGTACGTTACTTTCCTTGGCTCCGATTTCGTGGAAGAAGGCCGCAAGGCGGGTGAGTGGCTGTCTGATCAGTATAAAGACGCTTCAGAGGACGTTAATATTGTGGAGCTGCAGGGAACAACAGGCTCTGCTCCAGCCAATGACCGTATGGAAGGGTTTGCCGAAGTCATCAAGAGCAATCCGCATCTCAAGGTTATTGCCTCTCAGACCGGCGATTTCACCCGGGCCAAAGGTAAGGAAGTTATGCAGGCGTTCCTGAAGGCCAATAAGGATATTGATGTGCTGTACGCCCATAACGATGATATGGCACTCGGGGCGATTCAGGCTATAGAGGCGGCAGGGCTGAAGCCGGGCGAGGATATTAAGATTATCTCTGTCGATGCGGTGAAGGACGGAATGCAGGCAGCCAGTGAAGGTAAAATCAACTTCATCGTCGAGTGTAATCCGCTGCTTGGACCGCAGCTGATGCAGGTGGTGCAGAATGTAGTAGACGGCCAGGCGGTTGAGGCCCGGATTGTGACCGAGGAATCGACCTTCACTTCCGAGCAGGCCAAGGAAGTGCTGCCTGGCCGTGAATATTAA
- a CDS encoding cache domain-containing sensor histidine kinase, translated as MMRITHWISSSLRAKLLALFIVLSTIPLIAVGLISYQKSYTSISSHSKASSMLQADMLGTNIDNLFKDTERLLELSNNPQVIHFLFSQSETYQEAKEILQTFTLYRDTYKYEDVLNISLINLYGKGISERRGIFQSNINPLRNPHFQTLSQNPELILRIPPPLISGYDRVDGFTYRNQGVISIMTAVKQRITHEVIGFIIVDLNDSFIKEFCDKMTIGTTGFFYLLDQQNNPIYVPPVQEAAVALVQETGLPAGELSGSGSFVLQTAGPPWFIVHTSSLSTGWKIIGMAPLQEIVAEANRIRQLIIVSVGLSIIFAITLNYLLTRRLTRPIQLLQHKMRLTASGYLEAKVKPDGNDEIADLGQSFNIMVEQIKALLEQSIRKQQQLQKAELRTLQAQINPHFLYNTLDSIVWMAEAGNNDGVIRIVKALSGFFRLSLNKGRDWVLIRSELAHAQSYLIIQQMRYRDILEFKIEVAEELQEYPILNMTLQPLIENALYHGIKNKRGKGLISISGNTDANSIMLTVADNGIGIPGERLMQLREYIEHPIQSEDPDTAQNGFGLQNVHQRLQLYFGDEYGIRLDSSEGYGTQITVRIPKNRGTLR; from the coding sequence ATGATGCGGATCACACACTGGATCTCCTCCAGTCTGAGGGCCAAACTGCTGGCTTTGTTTATTGTGCTGTCCACGATACCGCTGATCGCTGTCGGCCTCATTTCTTACCAGAAATCCTATACTTCCATTTCCAGTCACAGCAAGGCTTCTAGTATGCTTCAGGCTGACATGCTGGGAACGAATATCGATAATCTGTTCAAAGATACCGAGCGGCTGCTGGAGCTCAGCAATAACCCCCAGGTCATCCATTTTCTTTTCTCACAATCTGAAACCTATCAAGAGGCCAAGGAAATTCTGCAGACCTTTACACTCTACCGGGACACCTACAAATATGAGGATGTACTCAATATCAGCCTGATTAATCTATACGGCAAGGGGATCAGCGAGCGGAGGGGCATCTTTCAATCCAATATTAATCCGCTGCGCAATCCGCATTTCCAGACACTGTCCCAGAACCCCGAGCTTATTCTCCGGATTCCTCCGCCCCTGATTTCCGGTTATGACCGGGTTGACGGCTTCACCTATAGGAATCAGGGCGTCATATCGATCATGACAGCAGTCAAGCAGCGGATCACGCATGAGGTGATCGGATTCATCATTGTGGATCTGAACGACTCCTTCATCAAGGAATTCTGCGACAAGATGACGATTGGTACAACAGGGTTCTTCTACCTGCTGGATCAGCAGAACAACCCCATCTATGTGCCGCCTGTTCAAGAAGCGGCAGTGGCCCTTGTTCAAGAAACGGGATTACCTGCCGGGGAACTAAGCGGAAGCGGGAGCTTTGTGCTTCAGACCGCCGGCCCGCCCTGGTTCATTGTCCATACCTCCTCCCTATCGACAGGCTGGAAGATTATCGGCATGGCCCCGCTGCAGGAGATTGTTGCCGAAGCCAACCGGATCAGGCAGCTGATTATAGTCAGCGTAGGCTTAAGCATCATTTTCGCGATAACGCTTAATTATCTGCTTACGCGGCGGCTGACCCGGCCCATCCAGCTGCTGCAGCACAAGATGCGCCTGACGGCAAGCGGGTACCTGGAAGCCAAGGTCAAACCGGACGGCAATGATGAAATTGCCGATCTGGGACAAAGCTTCAACATTATGGTCGAGCAGATCAAAGCGCTGCTGGAGCAGAGCATCCGCAAGCAGCAACAGCTGCAAAAGGCGGAGCTGCGTACGCTGCAGGCGCAGATCAATCCGCATTTTTTATACAATACACTGGATTCCATTGTATGGATGGCTGAAGCGGGGAATAACGATGGTGTCATCCGGATCGTGAAAGCGCTATCCGGGTTCTTCCGGCTTAGCCTGAATAAAGGGCGGGACTGGGTGCTGATCCGTTCTGAGCTTGCCCATGCCCAAAGCTACCTGATCATCCAGCAGATGCGTTACCGTGACATTCTGGAGTTCAAGATTGAAGTTGCGGAGGAGCTGCAGGAATATCCGATTCTGAATATGACGCTGCAGCCTTTGATAGAGAATGCCCTCTATCACGGTATCAAAAATAAAAGAGGCAAAGGGCTGATCAGCATTAGCGGAAATACAGACGCGAACTCCATCATGCTCACCGTAGCCGACAACGGAATTGGCATTCCCGGAGAACGGCTGATGCAGCTCAGAGAATATATCGAGCATCCCATTCAATCGGAGGATCCGGACACCGCTCAGAACGGATTCGGTCTGCAGAATGTACATCAGCGGCTGCAGCTGTATTTCGGAGACGAGTATGGAATCCGCTTGGACAGTTCAGAAGGTTATGGCACACAAATTACCGTTCGCATACCCAAGAACAGGGGGACCCTAAGATGA
- a CDS encoding response regulator transcription factor: protein MKKVMLVDDEILIRESIRESVDWEKEGFIFCGDAPDGELALPVIEEQLPDILITDIKMPFMNGLELSSVVRQKFPKIKIIILSGHDDFQYARAALRLGVEDYCLKPFSSADLLQLLHSVSSRIDEELRMKQKQAYTPENLFADLCGGLISTAAAIESAEQLDLLLMAPYYATAIFTLNPSDNDAGTGSPCAPQDAEELFAGLLKELAEGFIYKRSRTETVLIYKGSNPAQMSRTLEEICGTWKQKLRAACGLELSVSLGDVRERLQGIHLSYLEAEDNRMFKKMSRLNSAALLDAYFDPSASGILLDRNRLIQFLKLGDHKQVPAFLLELSAELQQMNWQSVYAYYLMNDITLELVQTAKKCFRAAPNPEELIKEFQTQLKHISNTDEGLHYLNRLLERLWEWRSEGADKYRELIDKVKHYISEHYDKEQLSLNDISSQVRVSPSHLSKTFSQATGQTITEFLTATRMDKAKELLKSTGHKTFEIAFSVGYNDQHYFSNLFKKVTGMTPMEYRKHGNSGDQLQPIRKGAGN, encoded by the coding sequence ATGAAAAAGGTTATGCTGGTGGATGATGAGATCCTGATCCGTGAAAGTATACGGGAATCCGTAGATTGGGAGAAAGAAGGCTTTATCTTTTGCGGTGACGCCCCCGACGGTGAGCTTGCACTTCCGGTCATCGAAGAACAGCTGCCCGACATTCTCATTACCGACATCAAAATGCCTTTTATGAACGGGCTGGAGCTGAGCTCTGTCGTCCGGCAAAAGTTCCCAAAGATCAAAATCATTATTCTAAGCGGTCATGATGACTTCCAATACGCCAGGGCGGCGCTACGGCTTGGGGTTGAGGATTATTGTCTCAAGCCGTTCAGCTCTGCGGATCTGCTGCAGCTGCTCCATAGTGTCAGCTCCAGGATTGATGAAGAATTGCGGATGAAACAAAAACAAGCCTATACCCCCGAGAATCTGTTCGCTGATCTGTGCGGAGGACTGATCAGTACCGCTGCCGCCATCGAATCGGCAGAACAGCTGGATCTCCTGCTTATGGCCCCTTACTATGCAACTGCCATATTTACGTTAAATCCATCGGATAACGATGCAGGAACGGGTTCCCCATGCGCGCCTCAGGATGCCGAAGAGCTGTTCGCAGGCCTGCTGAAGGAGCTGGCAGAAGGCTTCATCTATAAACGCAGCCGCACTGAAACTGTCCTGATCTATAAAGGCAGTAATCCGGCCCAGATGAGCCGTACCCTGGAAGAGATCTGCGGGACTTGGAAGCAGAAGCTGAGAGCGGCTTGCGGCCTGGAGCTGTCCGTCAGTCTGGGTGATGTCCGGGAACGGCTGCAGGGCATTCATCTCTCCTATCTGGAGGCCGAGGATAACCGGATGTTCAAGAAGATGTCCAGACTGAATTCAGCAGCGTTGCTTGATGCATATTTCGATCCATCCGCCAGCGGTATCCTGCTCGACCGGAACCGGCTGATCCAGTTTCTGAAGCTGGGAGACCACAAGCAGGTTCCCGCATTTCTGCTGGAGCTCTCTGCGGAGCTCCAGCAGATGAATTGGCAATCCGTATACGCCTATTACCTGATGAACGACATCACCCTGGAGCTGGTGCAGACGGCTAAGAAATGTTTTCGCGCTGCCCCAAATCCTGAAGAGCTCATTAAGGAATTCCAGACACAGCTGAAGCATATTTCCAATACAGATGAAGGTCTGCATTATTTGAACCGGCTATTGGAGCGGCTATGGGAATGGAGATCCGAGGGGGCAGATAAATATCGTGAGCTGATTGACAAGGTTAAGCATTATATCAGTGAGCATTATGACAAAGAACAGCTCTCCCTTAACGACATCTCCAGTCAGGTCAGGGTCAGTCCCAGCCATCTGAGCAAAACCTTCAGCCAGGCGACCGGACAGACAATCACTGAATTCCTGACGGCCACACGCATGGATAAAGCCAAAGAGCTGCTGAAGTCAACGGGACATAAAACGTTTGAGATTGCGTTTAGCGTAGGCTACAATGATCAGCATTACTTCTCCAATCTGTTCAAGAAAGTAACGGGCATGACGCCTATGGAATATCGCAAGCACGGAAATTCCGGGGATCAGCTTCAGCCCATCCGTAAAGGGGCGGGGAATTAA
- a CDS encoding sugar ABC transporter substrate-binding protein — protein MTSSRRRIRYVFILLLAAGFILGGCSRSSGATNTPSEEALDSSSSQSGEPPLTFGIIYPMVNATYEMITGKAEAVAKKHNVELLVQAPDEANLEQQIRIMEMMIKRGVDGIAIAPADSLALTSVINKAVSRGIPVVCFESDSPASSREAFIGADNRATGATIGQTVERLLGGKGMILVESGMSRMRGTQERLRGLQDYLAEHTEIDVLEIRHNDGSEDSAALQLEQMISAHPHFSALVSLDYVSSSSSVLVWKAKGLTRYNIALGLTPSLKQAMDNGQITRVISQNEQNWGEDIINTLLLRAKGIAVAKWINTEITIIGEQP, from the coding sequence ATGACTTCTTCCAGAAGGCGGATCCGGTATGTCTTTATTCTGCTGCTGGCAGCAGGCTTCATCCTTGGCGGCTGCTCCCGTTCCTCCGGAGCCACTAATACACCTTCGGAGGAAGCCCTGGACTCTTCATCAAGTCAGAGCGGGGAGCCGCCGCTGACTTTCGGTATTATCTATCCCATGGTGAATGCCACCTACGAAATGATAACCGGGAAAGCAGAAGCTGTGGCAAAAAAGCATAATGTAGAGCTGCTGGTTCAAGCGCCTGACGAAGCCAATCTGGAGCAGCAGATCCGGATTATGGAGATGATGATCAAGCGGGGCGTAGACGGAATCGCCATTGCCCCGGCGGATTCCCTGGCGCTTACCAGCGTTATTAACAAAGCGGTATCCCGGGGGATTCCGGTGGTTTGTTTTGAGTCGGATTCGCCTGCCAGCAGCAGAGAAGCCTTCATCGGGGCTGATAATAGAGCAACTGGCGCTACTATCGGACAGACTGTGGAACGCCTGCTTGGCGGAAAAGGGATGATTCTGGTCGAGTCTGGAATGTCCCGCATGCGGGGCACTCAAGAACGGCTGCGCGGATTGCAGGATTATTTGGCGGAGCATACCGAGATAGATGTACTGGAAATCCGTCATAATGACGGCAGTGAGGACAGCGCAGCGTTGCAGCTGGAGCAAATGATCTCGGCCCATCCCCATTTCAGCGCTTTGGTCAGTCTGGATTATGTCTCCAGCTCAAGCTCTGTCCTAGTCTGGAAAGCCAAAGGCCTGACGCGCTATAATATCGCTCTGGGCCTCACGCCTTCGTTGAAGCAGGCCATGGACAACGGACAGATTACGCGGGTGATTTCACAGAACGAGCAGAATTGGGGAGAGGATATCATCAACACTCTGCTGCTAAGGGCCAAAGGTATAGCTGTAGCCAAATGGATCAATACGGAAATTACAATCATTGGTGAACAGCCTTAG